A single Seriola aureovittata isolate HTS-2021-v1 ecotype China chromosome 19, ASM2101889v1, whole genome shotgun sequence DNA region contains:
- the fbxo16 gene encoding F-box only protein 16 has product MPHAPRSPTNCAKMQTKLSAWTPLNHPVANSKVFEERRSLLAKWFDRWSDRQRRAVLQDFVLGCSMEQLRFLSVSVSRQLPLQAADFTCLLPRALCLYLFSFLDPRSLCRCAQVSWHWKSIVELDQLWMPKCLRFSWCISFSPTPFEQGVWKRHYIQTVQGLRVTPQQTASSLQQFVIPDVTMISSRHEDLTDPALLTEEHPASTAQRVGSSLRTGFITEKQPSALPPWRDADRHPKDIRRFNYLDNLDPVQQALRTQTKSTATTCTTPKPDGGSKKTLSEANYKLRKAKSLMFLSSNCRPQHPPPHPHPHPHPHHRQTQTQPQWASRSSDYPITKETAKSLLRLAQWNAGIRPGPVRSAVPQLSVEALRVSQRSHRSSPSTPLFKVQPWIMPASHPR; this is encoded by the exons ATGCCACATGCACCGAGGTCACCTACAAACTGTGCCAAGATGCAGACCAAACTGAGCGCCTGGACTCCTCTCAACCACCCTGTGGCAAACAGCAAG gTGTTTGAAGAGAGACGAAGCCTTCTGGCAAAGTGG TTTGACAGGTGGTCTGACAGGCAGAGGAGGGCTGTGCTGCAGGACTTTGTACTGGGCTGCTCAATGGAGCAGCTGAGGTtcctgagtgtgagtgtgagcagaCAGCTCCCCCTGCAGGCTGCAGACTTCACCTGCCTGCTGCCCAGAGCCCTCTGCCTCTACCTCTTCTCCTTCCTGGACCCACGCAGCCTCTGCCGATGTGCACAG GTGAGCTGGCACTGGAAGAGCATCGTGGAGCTGGACCAGCTGTGGATGCCCAAGTGTCTGAGGTTCAGTTGGTGCATCAGTTTCTCCCCCACACCGTTCGAGCAGGGCGTCTGGAAGAGACACTACATCCAGACTGTGCAGGGGCTGCGAGTAACCCCGCAGCAG ACTGCCTCGTCCCTACAGCAGTTTGTGATCCCAGATGTAACAATGATCAGCAGTAGACATGAAGATCTGACAGATCCGGCCCTCCTCACCGAGGAGCATCCGGCGTCCACTGCCCAGCGAGTGGGAAGCAGCCTCAGGACTGGATTCATTACAGAGAAGCAGCCGAGTGCACTGCCTCCATGGAGAGATGCTGACAGACATCCCAAAGACATAAGACGCTTTAACTACCTGGACAACCTGGACCCCGTCCAACAAGCCCTGAGAAC GCAAACGAAAAGCACAGCCACCACCTGCACCACACCGAAGCCAGACGGCGGGAGCAAGAAAACGCTATCTGAGGCGAATTACAAACTCCGCAAAGCCAAATCTCTG ATGTTCCTCAGCTCCAACTGCAGACCCCAACAtccccctcctcatcctcatcctcatcctcatcctcatcatcgtCAGACCCAAACTCAACCTCAATGGGCATCTCGCAGTAGCGACTACCCCATCACCAAGGAGACCGCCAAGAGCCTGCTGCGCCTGGCCCAGTGGAATGCTGGGATCCGTCCAGGGCCGGTGAGGTCAGCGGTGCCCCAGTTGAGTGTGGAGGCGCTCAGGGTGTCACAGCGCTCACACCGGAGCTCTCCCA GTACGCCACTGTTTAAGGTTCAGCCGTGGATCATGCCTGCTTCACACCCACGATGA
- the fam49a gene encoding CYFIP-related Rac1 interactor A isoform X1: MGNLLKVLTCTELEQGPNFFLDFENAQPTEGEREVWNQVNSVLQDSESILSGLQAYKGAGQEIRDAIQNPNDLMLQERAWNSVCPLVIKLKKFYSFSLRLEEALQSLLECLTCPPFTPTQHLEREQALAKQFAEILHFTLRFDELKMRIPAIQNDFSYYRRTISRNRINNMNLDIESEVNNEMANRMSLFYAEATPMLKTLSNATTNFVTENKTLPLENTTDCLSTMASVCKVMLETPEYSSRFSSEDTLLFCMRVMVGVIILYDHVHPNGAFNKSSKIDMKGCIKVLKDQPADNVEGLLNALKFTTKHLNDESTPKNIRTMLQ; the protein is encoded by the exons ATGGGGAATCTGTTAAAAGTGCTCACTTGCACAGAGCTTGAACAGGGGCCAAACTTTTTCCTTGACTTTGAAA ATGCACAGCCGACAGAAGGAGAGCGAGAGGTGTGGAACCAGGTGAACTCAGTCCTCCAGGACTCGGAGAGCATCCTGTCTGGCCTGCAGGCATACAAAGGAGCCGGCCAGGAGATCAGAGAT GCCATTCAAAACCCCAACGACCTCATGCTGCAGGAGCGAGCCTGGAACTCCGTCTGCCCACTCGTCATCAAACTCAAGAAGTTCTACAGTTTCTCTCTGAGACTAG aaGAGGCTCTGCAGAGTTTATTGGAGTGCCTGACATGTCCGCCCTTCACACCCACTCAGCACCTGGAGAGGGAGCAGGCTCTGGCCAAACAGTTTGCAGAGATCCTCCACTTCACTCTGCGCTTCGATGAGCTCAAG ATGAGAATTCCTGCCATTCAGAATGACTTCAGCTACTACAGAAGAACCATCAGCCGAAACCGGATAAACAACATGAAT TTGGACATTGAGAGTGAAGTCAACAATGAGATGGCCAACAGGATGTCTCTGTTCTACGCTGAGGCTACGCCCATGCTGAAAACACTCAGCAACGCAACCACAAACTTTGTGACAGAG AACAAGACTCTTCCACTGGAGAACACGACGGACTGTCTCAGCACCATGGCCAGTGTCTGTAAAGTCATGCTGGAGACACC GGAATATTCGAGTCGTTTCAGCAGCGAGGACACGCTCTTGTTTTGCATGAGGGTCATGGTCGGGGTCATCATTCTTTACGACCACGTTCACCCCAACGGCGCCTTCAACAAGTCCTCTAAGATAGac ATGAAAGGCTGCATAAAAGTCCTGAAGGACCAGCCGGCGGACAACGTAGAAGGCCTCCTGAACGCCCTCAA ATTCACCACAAAACACCTGAATGACGAGTCCACTCCGAAGAACATCCGGACGATGCTCCAGTaa
- the fam49a gene encoding CYFIP-related Rac1 interactor A isoform X2, with protein sequence MGNLLKVLTREIENYPHFFLDFENAQPTEGEREVWNQVNSVLQDSESILSGLQAYKGAGQEIRDAIQNPNDLMLQERAWNSVCPLVIKLKKFYSFSLRLEEALQSLLECLTCPPFTPTQHLEREQALAKQFAEILHFTLRFDELKMRIPAIQNDFSYYRRTISRNRINNMNLDIESEVNNEMANRMSLFYAEATPMLKTLSNATTNFVTENKTLPLENTTDCLSTMASVCKVMLETPEYSSRFSSEDTLLFCMRVMVGVIILYDHVHPNGAFNKSSKIDMKGCIKVLKDQPADNVEGLLNALKFTTKHLNDESTPKNIRTMLQ encoded by the exons ATGGGTAACCTGCTAAAAGTCCTAACAAGGGAAATAGAGAACTATCCACACTTTTTCCTGGACTTTGAAA ATGCACAGCCGACAGAAGGAGAGCGAGAGGTGTGGAACCAGGTGAACTCAGTCCTCCAGGACTCGGAGAGCATCCTGTCTGGCCTGCAGGCATACAAAGGAGCCGGCCAGGAGATCAGAGAT GCCATTCAAAACCCCAACGACCTCATGCTGCAGGAGCGAGCCTGGAACTCCGTCTGCCCACTCGTCATCAAACTCAAGAAGTTCTACAGTTTCTCTCTGAGACTAG aaGAGGCTCTGCAGAGTTTATTGGAGTGCCTGACATGTCCGCCCTTCACACCCACTCAGCACCTGGAGAGGGAGCAGGCTCTGGCCAAACAGTTTGCAGAGATCCTCCACTTCACTCTGCGCTTCGATGAGCTCAAG ATGAGAATTCCTGCCATTCAGAATGACTTCAGCTACTACAGAAGAACCATCAGCCGAAACCGGATAAACAACATGAAT TTGGACATTGAGAGTGAAGTCAACAATGAGATGGCCAACAGGATGTCTCTGTTCTACGCTGAGGCTACGCCCATGCTGAAAACACTCAGCAACGCAACCACAAACTTTGTGACAGAG AACAAGACTCTTCCACTGGAGAACACGACGGACTGTCTCAGCACCATGGCCAGTGTCTGTAAAGTCATGCTGGAGACACC GGAATATTCGAGTCGTTTCAGCAGCGAGGACACGCTCTTGTTTTGCATGAGGGTCATGGTCGGGGTCATCATTCTTTACGACCACGTTCACCCCAACGGCGCCTTCAACAAGTCCTCTAAGATAGac ATGAAAGGCTGCATAAAAGTCCTGAAGGACCAGCCGGCGGACAACGTAGAAGGCCTCCTGAACGCCCTCAA ATTCACCACAAAACACCTGAATGACGAGTCCACTCCGAAGAACATCCGGACGATGCTCCAGTaa